The genome window CGTGTTCTCGCGGATCACCGCCTCGGCGCGGCGCAGCGGCCACGCTTGGTGCTCGATGCGCCCCCGGTAGACCCCTCCCCGCGCATCGACGCTGTACAGGTTCAGGCGGTGGGTCAGCCAGTCTTCCAGGCTGCCGGACGGCGCGGCGATGGGTCCGCCGATGGGCCGGTACGCGGCAGCAAAGCGGGCGGGCGGCTCGCCGGGGTGCGTCCGCAGACTGGCGTAGCGGGTAACGCCCCCACGGCGCGAGACCCACATCCGTGCGTCGAAGTACGGCAGATGAAAGAACTGCCGCGCCAGCCGGACGGCCAGCGGCTGCGCCGCATCCAGGCTGTAGAACCACACCCCCGGCTCGCCACCCGCCGTCACGTAGGTTCGCAGGTTCAGTTCGGGAAAGGCGCTCAGGCCCGGCACCCCCGGCACCAGACGCGGAGCCACGTCCGACATCTGGAACGGCACCGCTCCCAGATACGCCTGCCCCCCGTAGGTGTCGAGCGTCACGCCCCGCGGCAGGGTCCGGGCGAGGGCGTCCGCGTCGACCGGCCAGTGCATGAAGCACAGGTCATGCCA of Deinococcus aerolatus contains these proteins:
- a CDS encoding YqjF family protein; the protein is MSPFAARPWILRMTWHDLCFMHWPVDADALARTLPRGVTLDTYGGQAYLGAVPFQMSDVAPRLVPGVPGLSAFPELNLRTYVTAGGEPGVWFYSLDAAQPLAVRLARQFFHLPYFDARMWVSRRGGVTRYASLRTHPGEPPARFAAAYRPIGGPIAAPSGSLEDWLTHRLNLYSVDARGGVYRGRIEHQAWPLRRAEAVIRENTLAARLGLTLDGPPHLLHAGELRVQAHWLERVT